A stretch of the Vanacampus margaritifer isolate UIUO_Vmar chromosome 6, RoL_Vmar_1.0, whole genome shotgun sequence genome encodes the following:
- the epx gene encoding eosinophil peroxidase produces MDILHGVTIILLLSLPWRAMSFDNTSVHAGSVFVEEALRRAIELTDGAYARTSERVKKSLSEGALRPTDLLAHFKQTQSTSRAHIRAAELLDNTVEQIREMVYTNTMMQPIGHDLLRESDVENLLQATGCLAQLRTAGCPTGCVAERYRSITANCNNRQHPRWGSANIPYSRWLPPEYEDAWGTPRGWDPNHTYHNFSLPPVRLVSQEVLFTHNDNISLDSTLSHLLVEWGQWIDHDLVLTPQSPSMVAFRTGADCTQTCSRDLPCFPIEIPPSDPRYGIQSCMPFFRSAPSCVDGVGPPLHREQFNAITSFVDASMVYGSSDSQAVALRDHSSPLGSMACNSQHSDGELAYLPFLPRPQTHLDPCGPREGSVPRDNATSCFQAGDSRANEHLGMVVLHTLFLREHNRLVKKLHDLNPHWSPDTLYQEARKIIGAIHQILTWEHYLPRVLGEKAMSRQMPPYKGYDPDVDPSIANIFATAAFRFAHVTVQPIVTRLGPGYAANSQHPSLPLHRSLFASWRVVQEGGIDPVLRGLLLSPAKLQTPGQMMVEELTERLFQAQGGMPLDLGALNLQRGRDHGLQGYSSWRRFCGLSVPNATLTLADILGSPILAHKFQKLYGTPHNIDVWVGAISEPALPGGRVGPLLSCLLARQFRALRDGDRFWWARTGVFTSAQRTHLRAVSLSRIICDNSHITHVPQDPFSRTENPDAMLTCSSSLIPNLDLSPWKEPHSDPNCGPIPRIQSGYSLLCDHVIMYECQPGFELQGSSSISCDAQSQQWSSPPPTCQDMNECEQQIPVCHQNLECLNLPGSFSCSEFSSPSAALVVTAAIVVLGGVAGMLIILSCFRRFLPNKQESGCAGCCQRQS; encoded by the exons ATGGACATTTTACACGGG GTGACCATCATCCTGCTCTTGTCCCTCCCATGGCGAGCAATGTCATTTGATAACACCTCAG TGCATGCGGGCTCTGTGTTTGTGGAGGAGGCTCTTCGAAGGGCTATTGAGCTGACCGATGGCGCCTACGCTCGCACAAGCGAAAG GGTGAAGAAGTCTCTGTCAGAAGGTGCCCTGAGACCGACTGATCTGCTGGCTCACTTCAAACAGACCCAAAGCACAAGCAGGGCTCACATCCGGGCCGCCGAGCTGCTGGACAACACGGTGGAGCAGATCAGAGAAATGGTCTACACGAACACTATGATGCAGCCCATTGGTCAcg ATCTGCTGAGGGAATCAGATGTAGAGAATCTATTGCAAGCCACTGGCTGCTTGGCTCAACTGCGCACAGCCGGATGTCCGACTGGCTGCGTGGCAGAACGCTACAGATCCATCACTGCCAACTGCAACAACAG ACAACATCCCAGATGGGGCTCTGCAAACATTCCCTATTCTCGCTGGTTGCCTCCAGAGTATGAAGACGCATGGGGGACACCAAGAGGCTGGGATCCAAATCACACCTATCACAACTTCAGCCTGCCGCCA GTCCGACTGGTGTCTCAGGAAGTTCTGTTCACTCACAATGACAACATCTCTCTGGACTCCACTCTGTCCCACCTGCTTGTTGAGTGGGGCCAATGGATTGACCACGACCTCGTGCTGACCCCACAGAGCCCCAGCATGGTGGCTTTCCGGACCGGGGCGGACTGCACCCAGACCTGCAGCCGAGATTTACCCTGCTTTCCCATAGAG ATTCCACCATCTGATCCTCGTTATGGCATCCAGAGTTGCATGCCCTTCTTCCGCTCTGCTCCGAGTTGTGTGGATGGAGTCGGGCCCCCTCTGCACCGTGAGCAGTTCAACGCCATCACTTCCTTTGTGGACGCCAGTATGGTGTACGGTAGCTCTGACAGTCAGGCTGTGGCGCTACGCGATCACTCCTCGCCTCTCGGCTCGATGGCTTGCAACTCGCAGCACTCGGACGGGGAACTGGCTTATCTGCCCTTCTTGCCACGCCCGCAGACTCATTTGGATCCCTGCGGCCCGAGAGAGGGCTCCGTGCCACGGGACAATGCCACGTCCTGCTTCCAAGCTG GCGATTCAAGAGCCAACGAACATCTCGGCATGGTGGTCCTGCACACACTCTTCCTGCGAGAACACAACCGTCTGGTCAAAAAACTACATGACCTTAACCCTCACTGGAGTCCCGACACCCTCTACCAGGAGGCCCGGAAGATCATAGGTGCCATCCACCAG ATCCTAACATGGGAGCACTACCTCCCACGAGTCCTCGGAGAGAAGGCCATGTCCAGGCAGATGCCTCCCTACAAGGGTTACGACCCCGACGTGGATCCCAGCATTGCCAACATCTTCGCCACCGCCGCTTTTCGTTTTGCTCACGTCACCGTGCAGCCCATCGTGACCAGGCTTGGGCCCGGGTACGCCGCAAACTCCCAGCATCCCTCGCTCCCCCTGCATCGTTCTTTGTTCGCCTCGTGGAGGGTCGTCCAGGAAG GCGGTATAGACCCAGTGCTGCGCGGCCTCTTGCTATCTCCTGCCAAGCTACAGACTCCTGGTCAGATGATGGTGGAGGAGCTAACAGAGCGTCTTTTTCAGGCGCAAGGCGGAATGCCTCTAGACCTCGGGGCACTCAACCTTCAAAGAGGCCGGGACCACGGCCTGCAAG GCTACAGCTCATGGCGAAGGTTCTGCGGTCTCTCCGTTCCCAACGCAACATTGACACTGGCAGACATCCTGGGTAGTCCGATTCTAGCTCACAAATTCCAGAAACTGTATGGAACACCGCATAACATTGACGTGTGGGTGGGGGCCATCTCTGAACCGGCTCTACCCGGAGGCAGAGTGGGACCACTGTTGTCCTGCTTGCTGGCCAGACAGTTCAGAGCTCTGAGAGATGGTGACAG GTTCTGGTGGGCGAGGACGGGAGTGTTCACCAGCGCGCAGAGGACACACCTCCGCGCCGTCTCTCTGTCCCGAATCATTTGCGACAACAGCCACATCACCCACGTGCCCCAAGACCCCTTCTCACGCACAGAGAACCCAGACGCCATGCTGACCTGCTCCAGCTCGCTCATCCCCAACCTCGACCTCAGCCCGTGGAAAGAACCGCACTCAG ATCCAAACTGCGGTCCCATACCCAGAATTCAGTCCGGCTACTCCCTGCTCTGCGACCATGTGATCATGTATGAGTGTCAACCTGGTTTTGAGCTGCAAGGTTCTTCATCTATCAGCTGTGACGCACAAAGTCAGCAGTGGAGCTCCCCACCGCCAACATGCCAGG ACATGAATGAATGTGAACAACAAATTCCTGTTTGCCACCAAAACTTGGAGTGCCTCAACCTGCCGGGCTCATTTTCTTGCTCAG AGTTCTCCTCGCCATCCGCCGCGTTGGTCGTGACGGCAGCCATAGTCGTGCTTGGTGGTGTTGCCGGAATGCTGATCATCCTTAGCTGTTTTCGAAG GTTTTTGCCAAACAAACAAGAGTCAGGCTGTGCTGGATGTTGCCAAAGGCAAAGTTAA